In Cyclopterus lumpus isolate fCycLum1 chromosome 17, fCycLum1.pri, whole genome shotgun sequence, a genomic segment contains:
- the camk2n1a gene encoding calcium/calmodulin-dependent protein kinase II inhibitor 1a: MIPGSPTSLTRHQRATLANTTLPLSLTRRLSLQLQHIQRPQRDHNNNRTSQSKPRSTQKGSQQEKNNNRCSLHEKKGIYSFIEHIQSQRKTFVYFIFTLVILLRRATMSEVLPYNEGKMSGYGADSEVSQMSYSCGLQDTSAFFAASQAKRPPKLGQIGRAKRVVIEDDRIDEVLKGMTDTSSPGV; the protein is encoded by the exons ATGATCCCGGGATCTCCCACTTCCCTCACCAGACACCAGCGAGCAACACTGGCGAACacaactctccctctctcactcacacgcCGTCTCTCCCTGCAGCTGCAACACATCCAGAGACCACAACGAGACCACAACAACAACCGAACCTCACAGTCCAAACCGAGGAGCACTCAGAAAGGATCCCAGCAGGAGAAAAATAACAACCGCTGCAGCTTGCACGAAAAAAAGGGAATCTACAGCTTCATTGAGCATATACAGTCGCAGAGGAAGACTTTTGTCTACTTCATATTCACGCTGGTGATCCTTCTCCGTCGTGCCACAATGTCCGAGGTGCTGCCATACAACGAGGGGAAAATGAGCGGCTATGGGGCAGACAGCGAGGTCAGCCAGATGTCCTATAGCTGCGGACTGCAGGACACGAGCGCCTTTTTTGCTGCGTCGCAGGCGAAAAGACCCCCAAAGCTTGGACAGATCGGCAGAGCCAAGCGAG tGGTCATCGAGGACGACCGAATAGACGAGGTCCTGAAGGGGATGACAGACACGTCTTCACCCGGCGTTTAA